One part of the Solanum dulcamara chromosome 8, daSolDulc1.2, whole genome shotgun sequence genome encodes these proteins:
- the LOC129899227 gene encoding protein arginine N-methyltransferase 1.6 — protein MPKLLPKDLFIVSTSMQCLFPKTLNPQFFLRSFNNNTRSKSFTVRSMSSGSRMFQLKVDPLTGNSEWVVIEEEDEASGDSTKQLLANTSYLDMLNDTRRNKAYREAIDNTITKPCHILDIGAGTGLLSMMAARAMDHGDSMGSSGSKGMVTACESYLPMAKLMRKVLHANGMQRKIRIINKRSDELEVGVDMPSRADMLVSEILDSELLGEGLIPTLQHAHDKLLVDNPKTVPYRATVYGQLVESTDLWKLHDLYNTEKGVLDEIRLVPEGMDSALCVKRQQFSMHCDALEENIKLLSEPFKVFDFDFWRRPDSHRVMELSVKATDIGTVHAIISWWLLQLDEKGTIFYSTAPKWISCPTSVEGFNSSISWSQNWCDHWKQCVWFIPKNGLSLLKDEEVSLLAVHTDTSISYETKTLSQNLELGQSELSAQKYQITLPPEKIALYSDVNWRCSMLKAIKNAMKQKTPSLCVVVDDSIFLAVALAHLAKGSHVLSLFPGLQEKGVQYLQAVADANGYSKDHIEVQKMSELLASQSSQEKLDLLVGEPFYYGNNSVLPWQNLRFWKDRTLLDSILSEGAVIMPCKGLLKACAMYLPDLWQSHQCLQHVEGFGHSVVNSMLGACGGLPPGQENPTLPFSVWQCGESKKMSDIVTIMEFNFLKPISPCSGKAKVEFIARGKCHGFVLWIDWVMDTEESIVLSTGPEQRYWKQGVKLLKEPMAVGSHRSATTDCHSADIETSFNPSTGDLIVEYAFL, from the exons ATGCCCAAACTCCTTCCGAAAGATTTGTTCATAGTTTCCACATCTATGCAGTGCCTTTtccctaaaaccctaaaccccCAATTCTTTCTCCGTTCCTTTAACAACAATACTCGCTCAAAGTCCTTCACTGTCCGAAGCATGAGTTCCGGGTCACGAATGTTCCAGCTCAAAGTAGACCCACTTACCGGAAACTCAGAATGGGTCGtcattgaagaagaagatgaagctTCAGGAGATTCTACAAAACAGCTTCTTGCCAATACTTCTTACCTTGACATGCTTAATGATACTCGAAGGAATAAAGCTTATAGGGAAGCCATTGACAACACCATAACCAAGCCTTGCCATATTCTCGATATTGG AGCGGGAACTGGTTTACTATCTATGATGGCAGCCCGAGCAATGGATCATGGAGATTCGATGGGGAGCTCGGGTTCTAAGGGGATGGTTACCGCATGTGAGTCATATCTTCCTATGGCTAAATTGATGCGGAAGGTTTTGCATGCCAATGGTATGCAAAGAAAAATCCGCATCATTAACAAGAGGTCGGATGAACTAGAAGTTGGTGTGGATATGCCTTCACGGGCAGATATGCTT GTTAGTGAAATACTCGACTCTGAGCTTTTGGGAGAAGGGTTAATTCCAACTCTGCAGCATGCTCATGACAAGCTACTGGTAGACAATCCGAAAACAGTGCCTTACCGAGCTACGGTTTATGGTCAG CTGGTAGAAAGCACAGATTTGTGGAAGCTGCATGATTTGTATAACACTGAAAAAGGAGTACTAGATGAAATTCGTCTTGTTCCAGAAGGAATGGATTCAGCTTTATGTGTCAAACGGCAACAATTTTCCATGCATTGTGATGCATTGGAAGAAAACATCAAGCTG CTATCAGAACCCTTCAAAGTATTTGATTTTGACTTTTGGAGAAGGCCGGATAGTCATCGCGTAATGGAACTGAGTGTAAAAGCTACTGATATTGGCACTGTTCATGCTATAATCTCAtg GTGGTTGCTCCAGCTTGACGAGAAAGGCACTATCTTCTACTCCACTGCACCAAAATGGATAAGTTGCCCAACTAGTGTGGAAGGATTTAATTCATCTATCAGCT GGAGTCAGAATTGGTGTGACCACTGGAAACAGTGTGTTTGGTTCATACCAAAGAACGGTTTGTCTTTATTGAAGGATGAAGAAGTTAGTTTGCTGGCTGTTCACACTGATACTAGCATCTCATATGAAACGAAGACTTTGTCCCAGAACCTGGAACTTGGACAAAGTGAGCTCAGTGCTCAGAAGTACCAAATCACTTTGCCGCCAGAAAAAATTGCATTATACAGTGATGTCAATTGGAGATGCTCAATGCTGAAAGCTATTAAAAATGCA ATGAAGCAGAAAACTCCCTCCTTGTGCGTTGTTGTGGATGATAGCATATTTCTTGCGGTCGCTCTTGCCCATCTCGCAAAAGGGTCTCATGTTCTATCATTGTTTCCAGGATTGCAAGAGAAAGGTGTGCAATATTTGCAAGCTGTTGCAGATGCAAATGGTTATTCAAAGGATCATATTGAAGTTCAGAAGATGAGTGAACTGTTGGCCTCTCAAAGTAGTCAGGAGAAG CTTGACTTGTTAGTTGGAGAACCTTTTTATTATGGTAACAACAGTGTGCTTCCATGGCAAAATCTGCGGTTCTG GAAGGACCGAACTTTATTGGATTCAATCCTATCAGAAGGTGCAGTGATTATGCCTTGCAAAGGATTGTTAAAGGCTTGTGCGATGTATCTTCCT GACCTTTGGCAAAGTCATCAGTGCCTGCAACATGTTGAAGGTTTTGGTCATTCAGTTGTCAATTCCATGTTAGGGGCATGTGGAGGTTTACCTCCTGGACAAGAAAATCCTACTCTACCTTTTTCAGTCTGGCAATGTGGGGAGAGCAAG AAAATGAGTGACATAGTTACCATCATGGAATTCAATTTCCTGAAACCAATAAGCCCATGTTCTGGAAAAGCTAAG GTGGAATTTATTGCACGTGGAAAATGTCATGGATTTGTTCTTTGGATTGACTGGGTGATGGATACAGAAGAGTCCATTGTCTTGTCTACAGGACCAG AACAAAGATACTGGAAGCAAGGGGTAAAGCTTCTGAAGGAGCCCATGGCTGTGGGGAGCCATAGATCTGCCACCACTGATTGTCACTCAGCAGATATTGAAACGTCTTTCAATCCATCAACTGGTGACCTCATTGTAGAATATGCTTTCTTATAA